A region from the Lytechinus variegatus isolate NC3 chromosome 6, Lvar_3.0, whole genome shotgun sequence genome encodes:
- the LOC121416682 gene encoding uncharacterized protein LOC121416682, which produces MAANFTPDQQCEGKECQSITDVTYYVEEKKRLCDDCASKEGRNARVKRGVPNIYCEEHDEKVKLYCKYHGVPLCYSCAMIKHLQPCERQDINDAIKDSGARLTVLKEKGRDKLKEGRLYEDEIDQCTKDTDTHLQALKDEVNSIIKEAINIDKVKEKMDADKINHNFDDQNQVLEEEIMKINEKIRKNNEEREKQLGLIHTNAQIRQRHMDNKKIGLHKDIDNIVKEKDRKIRELMKLLQDDTKTIENAIQTIDTVLEDDKNIVKDGHSVNMSVSDKLKKPLYKNDVKQTTHRISDVRFVKGVEREKYDGRIGGYDGEWMLSDTISVKDKFTSPRIVGCIDECNVIITDRALGSHTYMLDMNTKHIQRVITGTDTSYVVSCALLNDDKLVCGRWCRGCTGDSLTGCISVYDRQWMRINDVTIPKTTTRDTSLVDVAVDRDGMIIAAERLRSKIYVINPADSKIVNTIKCKEEVLMRGVLSSGHIIAQPVDKKVLIIHRQGGQKEIPHSDVIFNVSVDPITDDLYVVTSDDEYKTCVIDQVMSGNEVKVRRVTSFPLSTRMTDEDDRVLYLVNSRVMISSSGKKIACDGDSILVFEKRISL; this is translated from the coding sequence ATGGCGGCTAACTTCACCCCAGACCAACAATGTGAAGGAAAGGAGTGTCAATCAATCACAGATGTGACGTACTAcgtggaggagaagaagagactCTGTGATGACTGCGCCTCTAAAGAAGGACGCAACGCAAGAGTTAAAAGAGGTGtaccaaatatttattgtgaagaacatgatgaaaaggtaaaattatattgtaaatatCATGGCGTTCCATTGTGTTATTCATGCGCTATGATCAAACATCTACAGCCTTGCGAGAGACAAGATATAAATGATGCAATAAAAGACAGTGGGGCAAGGCTAACCGTtctaaaagaaaaagggagggacAAATTGAAAGAAGGTCGTCTTTATGAAGATGAAATAGACCAATGCACGAAAGACACAGACACCCATCTACAAGCTTTGAAAGATGAAGTTAATTCGATAATCAAGGAGGCGATCAACATAGATAAAGTAAAGGAGAAGATGGATGCTGACAAAATCAACCATAATTTTGATGATCAGAATCAAGTACTTGAAGAAGAGATTATGAAGATTAATGAGAAGATTCGAAAGAacaatgaagagagagaaaaacaacTTGGATTAATCCATACAAATGCACAGATTAGACAAAGACACATGGACAATAAGAAGATTGGTCTTCATAAAGACATTGATAACATTGTTAAAGAGAAGGATAGGAAGATCAGAGAGTTGATGAAATTATTACAGGATGACACAAAAACAATAGAGAATGCAATACAGACCATAGATACAGTACTAGAGGACgataaaaacattgttaaagaCGGTCATAGTGTGAACATGTCAGTGAGTGATAAACTAAAGAAACCCCTTTATAAGAATGATGTGAAACAGACCACTCATAGAATATCAGatgtgaggtttgtgaagggTGTTGAGAGAGAGAAGTATGATGGTAGGATTGGTGGGTATGATGGCGAGTGGATGCTTAGTGATACAATCAGTGTCAAAGATAAATTCACATCCCCACGGATTGTTGGTTGcatagatgaatgtaatgtgATCATCACTGACAGAGCTTTAGGTAGCCACACATATATGTTAGATATGAACACGAAACACATTCAGAGAGTGATAACGGGTACTGATACATCATATGTAGTCTCCTGTGCattactgaatgatgacaagtTAGTGTGCGGTAGATGGTGTAGAGGTTGTACAGGGGACAGTTTGACTGGATGCATCAGTGTGTATGACAGACAATGGATGCGcatcaatgacgtcacaatacccAAAACCACAACGCGCGATACCTCATTGGTGGATGTAGCTGTTGACCGTGATGGGATGATCATCGCTGCTGAGCGACTTCGGTCTAAGATATACGTCATCAACCCAGCAGATAGTAAGATCGTAAATACCATCAAATGTAAAGAGGAAGTACTGATGCGAGGTGTGCTATCATCAGGTCACATCATCGCTCAACCTGTTGATAAAAAAGTACTAATCATACACAGACAGGGTGGTCAAAAGGAAATCCCCCACAGTGATGTCATCTTTAATGTCAGTGTTGATCCTATAACAGACGACCTCTACGTTGTGACATCAGATGATGAGTACAAGACGTGTGTGATTGATCAGGTGATGAGTGGGAATGAAGTGAAGGTAAGAAGAGTGACGTCATTTCCTCTATCTACTAGAATGACTGATGAGGATGATAGGGTGCTTTACCTTGTTAATTCCCGTGTAATGATCTCATCATCAGGCAAGAAAATTGCTTGTGATGGAGATAGTATTCTCGTATTCGAAAAGAGAATCTCACTATAG